TATTTTCTACTTCTTCTAAAGTAGCTCCTTGTTTTATTCCTCTTCTACCATCTATAACTAATAATACTATAGTCCCATCCTGTTTTTGTCCTATAGCAGTTCGAGGATTTATACCTTCATTATAAGGAATAGGGCTCCCATTAATTATTAATGTATTTCTAAAAGACAAAGCTTCTACTACTTCCATTTTTAAAAGTTCATCTACAGTATGATCTCCTACAACTAATAATCCATCCTTTGTAAATGCAGTAACATTAACTTTTTCTCCTGGTTTAAAGTCATTATAAATAACTTTTCCATTAGATATCACTAAGCCCTCTGGATAAGCTCCGGTACCTGTCCAAAGTTTTCCTGTTGATGATACATCTCTAAATCCACCACCATTTACAGCCGCTACTGCTCCATGCCTTTCAGCCATTTTACTAGTTCTTTCTCCCATTTTACCCATATACTTTGTATAGCCTATTTTTACCTTTTTAGGATTCTTTACTTCTAATATGTAGCCATCAAACTTAGCTGTACTTATATCATATCTTTCTACTGAATTCCCATATTGGTTCTTTATTTTTATATCACCATAATTTTCTTTTGAAATGGAATTATTTATTCCCTTATCTTTATTTAAAATTTTATTTATTTCATCTTTAGATAAAAAAGTAGTAGCAATATACTGATGTTTATAGGTAGCCATAGCTGTTCCAACTAATGTATTTTTTACATTGTTAAAAGGACCATAAAATGCAAGTAATAATGAAAAAATACATCCTGCTATAATTTCATAAACTAAAAACAACAATAATCTTCCTATAAAAGATTTCTTTTTCTTCTTTCTAATCTTTTTTCTTTTTATTTTCTTTTGTCTCTGTTTAGACATAAATACTCCTTTTTTACTGAAATTTTTTTAAAATTAACATGTAAATTATATTGCAATTATACATTATATTTGTAACAAATGAGTTACAAATATAGTAACAATCCAAATAAAATTATACTATTAAATTTGGATTGTTACTTTGATAATTTAAATTAATATATTATATTATAACTCAATTGTGAATAAATTCATATAATTTTATTCATAATTGAATTACTTTTATAATTTATTAATAATAAGTTCTGCAACTTAATTTATCTTCTACACTCATTAATGCTTCTCCAAATCTTTGAAAGTGTACAACTTCTCTTTGTCTTAAGAATGCTAAAACATCTTTTATGTCATGATCATCAGTTAATTTCATAAGATGCTCATAGGTAGTTCTAGCCTTTTGTTCTGCTGCCATATCTTCATGAAGATCTGTTACAGGATCAGAAGTAGATTGTACATATGCTGCTGTCCAAGGTATTCCATTAGCATCGGCTGGATATATAGCATTTCCATGTTGAGTATAATAAGATCCTAATCCAGCTTCTCTTAATTCCTTAGGTGTTGCATTTTCTATAATTTGATATACCATAGTAGCAATTATTTCTACATGAGCTAATTCTTCCGTTCCTATATCTGTTAAAAGTCCCTTAGATTTAGAAGTTGGCATTGTATATCTTTGTGATAAATATCTTAAAGCTGCACTCAATTCTCCATCCGGCCCACCATATTGTGCCATAAGAAATTTTGCCATTCCTAAATCTTTACTCTTCAAATTTACTGGATATTCCAATTTTTTTTCATAAATCCACATATGTTTTACACTCCTATCTAAATATTTCAGCTACATTCTTGCATATTCTTTTTCCCAAGGCCAAGGTTCTGTTACCCATTTCCATGGACAGTCACTCCTACTGAATCCAAAATTAAACAAAGGTCCAAACCTTTTCTCATATGTTTCT
Above is a window of Clostridium sporogenes DNA encoding:
- a CDS encoding manganese catalase family protein, translating into MWIYEKKLEYPVNLKSKDLGMAKFLMAQYGGPDGELSAALRYLSQRYTMPTSKSKGLLTDIGTEELAHVEIIATMVYQIIENATPKELREAGLGSYYTQHGNAIYPADANGIPWTAAYVQSTSDPVTDLHEDMAAEQKARTTYEHLMKLTDDHDIKDVLAFLRQREVVHFQRFGEALMSVEDKLSCRTYY
- a CDS encoding phosphodiester glycosidase family protein, whose protein sequence is MSKQRQKKIKRKKIRKKKKKSFIGRLLLFLVYEIIAGCIFSLLLAFYGPFNNVKNTLVGTAMATYKHQYIATTFLSKDEINKILNKDKGINNSISKENYGDIKIKNQYGNSVERYDISTAKFDGYILEVKNPKKVKIGYTKYMGKMGERTSKMAERHGAVAAVNGGGFRDVSSTGKLWTGTGAYPEGLVISNGKVIYNDFKPGEKVNVTAFTKDGLLVVGDHTVDELLKMEVVEALSFRNTLIINGSPIPYNEGINPRTAIGQKQDGTIVLLVIDGRRGIKQGATLEEVENILLQRGVVNASNLDGGSSSTMYYKGKVINRPCNWDGERTVATSIYVEP